The following proteins are encoded in a genomic region of Schistocerca serialis cubense isolate TAMUIC-IGC-003099 chromosome 9, iqSchSeri2.2, whole genome shotgun sequence:
- the LOC126419744 gene encoding speckle-type POZ protein-like, producing the protein MTAVNERQEPAATDLGALLDAGDAAFVTLEAGQTRLAAHAAVLAARSPVFAAMFQHDMLEAACGRVSIADVEAPVMRQLLAYMYTLQTPQLSSTAPQLLAAADKYGLTALKAACERQMAAQLDVENAAAAAVVAVRHSCPQLTAAAVAFINANRQVLSTRGWAEAMRNHLEHVIEVTRLLSESPAETG; encoded by the coding sequence ATGACGGCGGTTAACGAGAGGCAGGAGCCCGCGGCCACGGACCTAGGCGCCCTGCTGGACGCCGGCGACGCCGCCTTCGTGACGCTGGAGGCGGGGCAGACGCGGCTGGCGGCGCACGCGGCCGTCCTGGCCGCCAGGAGCCCCGTCTTCGCGGCCATGTTCCAGCACGACATGCTGGAGGCCGCCTGCGGCCGGGTCAGCATCGCCGACGTGGAGGCTCCGGTGATGAGGCAGCTGCTGGCCTACATGTACACCCTCCAGACGCCGCAGCTGTCCAGCACGGCCCCGCAGCTGCTGGCGGCGGCGGATAAGTACGGCCTGACGGCACTGAAGGCTGCCTGCGAGCGGCAGATGGCCGCTCAGCTGGACGTCGAGAACGCGGCGGCCGCAGCTGTCGTAGCGGTGAGGCACTCCTGCCCCCAGCTGACCGCGGCTGCCGTCGCCTTCATAAACGCCAACCGCCAGGTCTTGTCAACCCGGGGCTGGGCAGAGGCGATGAGGAACCACCTAGAACACGTCATCGAAGTGACCAGGCTGCTCAGCGAGTCACCAGCGGAAACTGGGTGA